GTCCACGCCAGAACTGTCAAATTGTCTGATGAAGTCCAAATAAGCGTAATTGCCGCTCGCACTCCTGGCTTTGCTGGTGCGGATTTGGCTAATTTGGTCAACGAAGCGGCGCTGCTGGCGGCACGTCAGAACCGCGACGCCGTGATGATGGCAGACTTCAACGAAGCGCTAGAGCGAGTTGTGGCTGGTTTAGAGAAGCGATCGCGCGTACTCAACGAAATTGAAAAGAAAACTGTCGCTTATCACGAAGTCGGTCACGCTATTATCGGTGCTTTGATGCCGGGAGCGGGTAAGGTGGAAAAAATCTCCATCGTCCCTCGCGGTGTAGGAGCGCTTGGCTACACTCTACAAATGCCAGAAGAAGACCGCTTCTTGATGGTGGAAGATGAAATTCGCGGTCGCATTGCTACTCTTTTAGGCGGTCGTTCTGCGGAAGAAATAATCTTCGGTAAGGTGTCAACTGGCGCTAGCGACGACATTCAAAAAGCAACAGATTTAGCCGAACGCGCTGTTACTCTCTACGGTATGAGCGATGAACTTGGCCCCGTTGCTTTTGAGAAGCCGCAGCAACAGTTTATCGAAGGTTACGGCAATCCGCGCCGCTCGGTTAGTCCCAAAGTTGCAGAGCAGATAGATCGGCAAGTCAAGGAAACTATTGATGGAGCGCATCACATTGCCTTAACAATTCTCGACACTAACCGGGACTTGTTGGAAGAAACGGCGCAAACGCTGCTGCAAAAAGAAGTCTTAGAAGGGCCAACATTGCGCGAGCAACTCAATCGCGCTCAATCACCTGCTGAGTTGGATGAATGGTTGCGTAGCGGCAAATTCCCTTCAGGAATGCAGCTTAAGCAACTGGCTATAGTCTAATCGGTTATTTAGTTGAAAATCTGGCGATCGCTTTTCTTTCAAAGGGAGCGATCGCTTTTCTTTTGCAGCTACTTCTACTATCTAATACTGCAAAATAATATTTCTCAAGATTTCAATTTTTGTCGCGTATGTAACTGTAAATTAATGCCTTTTAGCCATTGAAACTAAAACGGCAAGCAGCAAGGAATGATAATACAGCCACCAGTCGCTTTCGTCGCTCTCAAAGTTTGGCTCGCCTCGTTACAACTGCGGAACCTTTGCAGAGATATACCCACTGCTGACATCAAACTTTGCTCGCCCAAGACGCTTTTTACATAGTCCGAGCAAGAATAGCCACCGTGCAAAACTCTATGGGCACAAGAAAACCCTTTCCGGGGGGAAATATACTTTTGATATGCACTAATAGAGTCTATAGCAATTGTCTGGGCTAAGGAATTAACGCTGCTAGTTTGCATTACAGTGTAGATTGTAAACAACTTACGCTCTGTTCTATCCCACTAGAAATTTTTCTTACTCTGCTAAAGGGATGAGTTTTACCAGCGTTATTAATTGAGCCAGATAAAATCTAAAATCTTAAGCTGCCCTCGATACCTACGTTTGACATAAGCAGCTTTGCGCCTCACGACCGATCCCACTTATCTGCGTAAATTCTTATCGTGCTAACTACTATGGAGCGTAGCAGCGTTTTCACTGAAATAGGCCTAGCTTCTAGGGTTGCAACTGGGTACTAGCTTGTTGAATCGGTTCGTTAATTTGTTCAGCAGTGTCAGCGGATGCGGGAGTAAAGTTGAAGAGATGGGCAGCTAGAGCAACGCTGGCTAATAAGTATACGGTTGCGCTCAAACCCATAAGTATTTTGGCTTTCATCATCTGTTTGTTTGCACCCTAACAATCTATATCAGTGATATTACTGAAAAAAACAAGCATTGTCATCTATCTAGTGGTAAATCAACTAAACGCAGCGCTAAGGCTGGAAATATTAGTATTTGCGATCGCTCGTCTCTAACTGTTTGATTCTCAACTGCAAATCCATATCATCAACG
The sequence above is drawn from the Microcoleus sp. FACHB-831 genome and encodes:
- the yidD gene encoding membrane protein insertion efficiency factor YidD, whose protein sequence is MQTSSVNSLAQTIAIDSISAYQKYISPRKGFSCAHRVLHGGYSCSDYVKSVLGEQSLMSAVGISLQRFRSCNEASQTLRATKATGGCIIIPCCLPF